From Angustibacter sp. Root456, the proteins below share one genomic window:
- a CDS encoding GGDEF domain-containing protein: MLGLALLPLGSPAVVPRATVLAVAAVGWLVGLGRAVIDTSTWTSADVLGWGRSLGALVLAGVLAAVVHSRIDRTQRRVDQALAFAEDATVHDPLTGLANRKGLSMLGAQILETARRRGDAVYCMFLDVDGLGRINSDLGHGAGDEILLTVAEALSRSTRATDAVARWGDDEFVVVGPGTGLAPLEMERRVRARCLESSPLPREQWAARISAGGAVLEPWDDGDVSTLLHQADREMQLRRALRREAAAPPYRPVRLDPSPYPPDTP; the protein is encoded by the coding sequence ATGCTCGGCCTGGCTCTGCTGCCCTTGGGCTCGCCCGCGGTGGTGCCGCGGGCCACCGTGCTCGCGGTCGCCGCGGTCGGGTGGCTCGTCGGCCTCGGCCGCGCGGTCATCGACACCAGCACCTGGACGTCGGCCGACGTGCTCGGGTGGGGGCGCTCACTCGGCGCACTGGTGCTCGCGGGCGTGCTCGCGGCGGTGGTGCACAGCCGGATCGACCGCACGCAGCGTCGGGTCGACCAGGCCCTCGCCTTCGCGGAGGACGCCACGGTGCACGACCCGCTCACCGGCCTGGCCAACCGCAAGGGCCTGTCGATGCTGGGCGCCCAGATCCTCGAGACGGCCCGTCGCCGCGGGGACGCGGTGTACTGCATGTTCCTGGACGTCGACGGGCTCGGGCGGATCAACTCCGACCTCGGCCACGGCGCCGGCGATGAGATCCTGCTCACCGTGGCCGAGGCGCTGTCGCGATCGACCCGCGCCACCGACGCGGTGGCTCGCTGGGGCGACGACGAGTTCGTCGTGGTCGGCCCCGGCACCGGCCTGGCGCCGCTGGAGATGGAGCGCCGGGTGCGGGCCCGCTGCCTCGAGAGCTCGCCGCTGCCGCGCGAGCAGTGGGCGGCGCGGATCAGCGCCGGCGGTGCGGTGCTCGAGCCGTGGGACGACGGCGACGTCAGCACCTTGTTGCACCAGGCCGACCGCGAGATGCAGCTGCGCCGGGCCTTGCGCCGCGAGGCCGCGGCCCCGCCGTACCGGCCGGTGCGGCTCGACCCGAGCCCGTACCCGCCCGACACCCCGC